In Anguilla rostrata isolate EN2019 chromosome 1, ASM1855537v3, whole genome shotgun sequence, a genomic segment contains:
- the LOC135255046 gene encoding gap junction alpha-1 protein-like, with translation MGDWSALGRLLDKVQAYSTPGGKVWLSVLFIFRILVLGTAVESAWGDEQSAFKCNTQQPGCENVCYDRSFPISHVRFWVLQIIFVSTPTLLYLGHVFYLMHKEEKLNKKEEDLKVVQGEGIDVDAALQKIEFKRVKYGIEEHGKVKMKGALLRTYAASIVFKSVFEVGFLVIQWYIYGFSLAAVYTCERLPCPHRVDCFLSRPTEKTVFIIFMLVVSLVSLLLNAIELFYVFFKNVKDRVKGKEDQFHNSGTLGSIVKDMSPSKYAYYNSCSSAGVPLSPVSPPGYKLATGDRTMGSSRNYNEQANKQNWANYSTEQNRLGQNGSTISNSHAQPVHFPEDTQDHKKLTAGHELLPLGLLDPRLISRASSRMSSRARPGDLDV, from the coding sequence ATGGGAGACTGGAGTGCTTTGGGGAGGCTCCTTGACAAGGTCCAGGCCTACTCCACCCCTGGAGGAAAGGTCTGGCTCTCTGTCCTCTTTATCTTCCGgatcctggtcctggggacgGCTGTGGAGTCTGCCTGGGGGGATGAGCAGTCGGCATTTAAGTGCAACACCCAGCAGCCTGGCTGCGAGAATGTCTGCTATGACAGATCCTTCCCCATCTCCCACGTTCGCTTCTGGGTCCTGCAGATCATCTTTGTCTCCACACCAACACTGCTCTATCTTGGCCACGTCTTCTACCTGATGCACAAGGAGGAGAAGCTGAACAAGAAGGAGGAGGACCTGAAGGTTGTCCAGGGGGAGGGCATTGATGTGGATGCAGCACTACAGAAAATTGAGTTCAAGAGGGTCAAGTATGGGATAGAGGAACACGGGAAGGTCAAGATGAAGGGTGCCCTCCTGCGCACCTATGCTGCAAGCATTGTCTTCAAATCAGTCTTTGAGGTGGGCTTCCTGGTGATACAGTGGTACATATATGGGTTCAGCCTGGCAGCTGTGTACACCTGCGAGAGGCTACCCTGCCCACACAGGGTCGATTGCTTCCTGTCCCGACCTACGGAGAAAACGGTCTTCATCATATTCATGCTGGTGGTATCCCTGGTATCCTTGCTCCTCAATGCTATTGAGCTCTTCTATGTATTCTTCAAGAATGTCAAGGACCGGGTGAAAGGGAAGGAAGACCAATTTCACAACAGCGGCACCCTCGGTTCCATTGTCAAGGACATGTCGCCCTCCAAGTATGCCTACTACAATAGTTGCTCCTCTGCTGGAGTCCCCTTGTCTCCAGTATCACCCCCAGGGTACAAGCTGGCAACTGGGGACAGGACCATGGGCTCCAGCCGCAATTATAACGAACAGGCAAATAAGCAGAACTGGGCCAATTACAGCACTGAGCAGAACCGGCTGGGTCAGAATGGGAGTACCATCTCAAATTCCCATGCCCAGCCAGTCCATTTCCCTGAGGACACTCAGGATCACAAAAAATTGACTGCCGGGCATGAACTTCTGCCCCTTGGGTTGCTGGATCCTCGGCTAATCAGCAGGGCCAGCAGTCGGATGAGCAGTCGGGCAAGGCCAGGTGACCTTGATGTCTAA